The following are from one region of the Anguilla rostrata isolate EN2019 chromosome 7, ASM1855537v3, whole genome shotgun sequence genome:
- the pik3cg gene encoding phosphatidylinositol 4,5-bisphosphate 3-kinase catalytic subunit gamma isoform, with translation MEQHVSDDEQPVVFRDENKRRRRKMKAFTSSSTKEMDQIAIEFVLPTTSKPRKSPDTLQLDVTGNCTVEQVKAQVWLKAVAANLCPEFYQKYTPDHCILLYQKKGNWCEIYDKHQVFQTLDCIRYWKALKRDLGRIHLATRPQPTEESIQYQKYLNYLIGYDVTDVSNVHDDELEFTRRKLLTPRKFELTDRDAKLYSMDPFVSTKPLPEYLISKITNNHILLVIHTSTSSQTIKVSIDDTPVQVLQCFFSKIAKKKTLLGIPEEVGEADFILRVCGREDYIFGNHAMKDFHWVRQSLKNSEEIHLVLESPPDPELDVVHKEDWSLVDDCTGVAGSHEQLTIDEKDHEKVFTISLWDCNRKFRVKVLGIDIPTLPRNSELIVFVEASIFHGQQLLAQERTSSKPFTEEVLWNTWLEFGIKMKDLPKGARLNLQVNCGKAQTQTSKGAYPDSSSQEGKAKTRLLYYVNLLVVDHRCLLRQGEYILHMWKMPEKSEDHGSVNADKLTSATNPDKTNSMAIAIMLDKYCYPIALPKSRDVSEAENERGQREMPNHLRKQFDQIVDTDPLYPLSPEDKELLWHFKQGCMRLPKAYPKFLGSVKWGKQEAVAATHQLLEKSDTWDRSPLDVGLAMQLLDCHFSDANVRTMAVRKLETLADDDVLRYLLQLVQAVKFEPYHDSALARFLLKRALRSKRIGHFLFWFLRSEIAQSMHYQQRYAVILEAYLRGCGDAMLQDFHKQVEMIEALQKVTREVKAMSADKYDVSMQVVFQLRQKLENLQTSGLPESFRVPYDPGLRAGALVIEQCKVMASKKKPLWLQFKRADPTTRCSDTIGIIFKDGDDLRQDMLILQILLIMESIWEAESLDLSLLPYGCISTGNKIGMIEIVKDATTIANIQQSTVGNTGAFKDEILNQWLRDKCLTEDKFQQAVERFVYSCAGYCVATYVLGIGDRHNDNIMITESGNLFHIDFGHILGNYKSFLGISKERVPFVLTPDFLYVMATTGKKSSSPHFQKFQDVCVKAYLALRHHTNLLIILFSMMLMTGMPQLTSKEDIEYIREALTVGRVEEEAQRHFLDQIEICRDKGWTVQFNWFLHLVLGIKQGVEKRSA, from the exons ATGGAACAGCACGTAAGCGATGATGAGCAACCTGTAGTTTTTAGAGACGAAAacaagaggaggagaaggaagatgAAAGCTTTCACCTCCAGCTCCACAAAAGAGATGGATCAGATAGCCATTGAGTTTGTCCTCCCCACCACCAGCAAGCCTCGGAAGAGCCCAGACACGCTGCAGCTAGACGTGACTGGTAACTGCACGGTCGAGCAGGTCAAGGCCCAAGTGTGGCTGAAAGCCGTTGCCGCCAACCTGTGCCCCGAATTCTACCAGAAGTACACGCCTGACCACTGCATCTTGCTTTACCAGAAGAAGGGAAACTGGTGTGAGATTTATGATAAGCACCAGGTGTTTCAGACTCTGGACTGCATTCGCTACTGGAAGGCGCTGAAAAGAGACCTGGGTAGGATTCACCTGGCCACCAGGCCACAGCCCACGGAGGAATCGATTCAATATCAGAAGTACCTGAACTACCTAATTGGGTATGATGTCACTGACGTGAGCAACGTACACGACGATGAGCTGGAGTTCACTCGGAGGAAGCTGCTGACCCCCCGGAAATTTGAGCTCACGGACAGAGATGCAAAGCTTTACTCTATGGATCCTTTTGTAAGCACAAAGCCACTCCCAGAGTACCTCATCAGCAAGATTACCAACAACCACATTCTCCTGGTGATACACACTAGCACCTCCAGCCAGACTATCAAGGTGTCCATTGACGATACCCCTGTGCAGGTTCTTCAATGCTTCTTCAGTAAGATTGCAAAGAAGAAGACGCTGCTAGGTATTCCCGAGGAGGTTGGTGAGGCCGATTTCATCCTGCGGGTTTGCGGCAGGGAGGACTACATTTTTGGAAACCATGCCATGAAAGACTTCCACTGGGTCAGGCAGTCTCTGAAGAACAGTGAGGAGATCCACCTGGTGCTGGAGTCCCCACCGGACCCAGAGCTGGATGTGGTCCACAAAGAGGACTGGTCACTGGTGGATGACTGCACGGGTGTGGCCGGATCCCATGAGCAGCTGACTATCGATGAGAAAGACCATGAGAAGGTCTTCACCATCTCCCTCTGGGACTGCAATCGAAAGTTCCGTGTCAAGGTCCTGGGGATCGACATCCCTACCTTGCCGCGCAACTCAGAACTGATAGTTTTTGTGGAGGCCAGCATCTTCCATGGGCAGCAACTGCTGGCCCAGGAACGGACATCCTCCAAGCCCTTCACTGAAGAGGTGCTTTGGAACACCTGGCTAGAGTTTGGCATCAAAATGAAAGACCTGCCCAAGGGGGCCCGACTGAACCTGCAGGTGAACTGTGGCAAGGCCCAGACACAGACCTCCAAGGGGGCCTACCCAGATAGCAGTAGCCAAGAGGGAAAGGCTAAGACTCGCTTGCTGTACTATGTCAACCTGCTGGTGGTGGACCACCGCTGTTTGCTCAGACAGGGCGAGTACATCCTGCACATGTGGAAGATGCCAGAGAAGAGCGAGGACCATGGCAGCGTCAACGCCGACAAGCTCACCTCCGCCACCAACCCGGACAAGACCAACTCCATGGCCATCGCCATCATGCTGGACAAGTACTGCTACCCCATTGCCTTGCCCAAGAGCCGCGACGTTTCTGAGGCCGAGAAcgagagggggcagagggagatgCCCAACCATTTGCGGAAGCAGTTTGACCAGATCGTTGACACTGACCCGCTGTACCCACTCAGCCCGGAGGATAAGGAGCTGCTCTGGCATTTCAAACAGGGGTGTATGAGGCTCCCTAAGGCCTACCCCAAATTCTTAGGTTCAGTGAAGTGGGGCAAGCAGGAGGCAGTGGCAGCCACGCACCAACTCCTGGAGAAGAGCGACACCTGGGACCGCAGCCCGCTGGATGTGGGCCTTGCCATGCAGCTGCTGGACTGCCACTTTTCGGACGCTAACGTGCGCACCATGGCAGTTCGTAAGCTGGAGACACTGGCTGACGACGATGTCCTGAGGTACCTGCTGCAGCTCGTACAG GCTGTGAAGTTTGAACCATACCATGACAGTGCATTAGCCAGATTCTTACTGAAACGGGCTCTGAGG AGCAAGCGAATTGGCCACTTCTTGTTCTGGTTCCTGCGAAGTGAAATCGCCCAATCGATGCACTACCAGCAGCGATACGCCGTCATCCTGGAGGCGTACCTGCGCGGCTGTGGCGACGCCATGCTGCAGGACTTTCACAAACAGGTGGAGATGATCGAGGCCCTGCAGAAGGTGACGCGGGAGGTCAAGGCCATGTCCGCTGACAAGTATGACGTGTCCATGCAAG ttgtttttcaaCTGCGGCAGAAACTGGAGAATTTACAAACATCAGGCCTGCCGGAGAGCTTCAGGGTTCCCTATGATCCAGGCCTGCGAGCTGGAGCTCTGGTG ATTGAGCAGTGCAAAGTGATGGCGTCTAAGAAGAAGCCACTCTGGCTCCAGTTCAAGAGAGCTGACCCAACCACACGCTGCAGCGACACCATTGGGATCATCTTCAAGGATGGCGATGACCTTCGCCAGGACATGCTCATCTTACAG ATTCTGCTGATAATGGAATCTATATGGGAAGCCGAGTCACTTGATTTGTCCCTGTTGCCATATGGTTGTATTTCGACTGGAAATAAAATAG GAATGATTGAGATAGTGAAGGATGCCACCACCATCGCCAACATCCAGCAAAGCACTGTGGGAAACACGGGCGCCTTCAAAGACGAAATCCTCAACCAGTGGCTGCGAGACAAGTGTCTGACTGAAGACAAG TTCCAGCAGGCTGTGGAGCGGTTTGTGTACTCCTGCGCGGGTTACTGTGTGGCCACCTACGTTCTGGGGATCGGAGACCGCCACAACGACAACATCATGATCACAGAATCAG GTAACCTGTTCCACATTGATTTTGGACACATACTGGGAAACTACAAGAGCTTCCTGGGGATCAGCAAGGAGCGGGTCCCGTTCGTGTTGACGCCAGACTTCCTGTATGTTATGGCAACAACTGGGAAGAAAAGCAGCAGCCCTCATTTTCAGAAGTTCCAG GACGTGTGCGTGAAGGCGTACCTGGCTCTGCGACACCACACCAACCTGCTGATCATCCTCTTCTCCATGATGCTGATGACCGGCATGCCCCAGCTGACCAGCAAGGAGGACATCGAGTACATCCGCGAGGCGCTGACCGTGGGCCgcgtggaggaggaggcccaGCGCCACTTCCTGGACCAGATCGAGATCTGCAGGGACAAGGGCTGGACGGTGCAGTTCAACTGGTTCCTACACCTGGTGCTGGGAATAAAACAGGGGGTGGAGAAGCGCTCGGCCTAG